One window of the Maylandia zebra isolate NMK-2024a linkage group LG19, Mzebra_GT3a, whole genome shotgun sequence genome contains the following:
- the snap23.1 gene encoding synaptosome associated protein 23.1 isoform X2, producing the protein MPQTIELSKTGGASKQDTSNMDDMTVEQMAIRANQVTDESLESTRRMLQMAEESKQTGVNTVVMLDQQGEQLSRVERGMDQINQDMRQAEKNLTDLSKCCGICVCPCDRVSSIENDSRYKRTWGTGGTEGENDADGSKVVSKQPSGVRNGQAAQVNAAGPSGPYIQRITNDAREDEMEENLEAVGSIIGNLKSLAVDMGSEIDKQNKQIDRINDKADMNKLRIDEANQRANKLIK; encoded by the exons AT GCCTCAGACTATTGAGCTCAGTAAGACGGGAGGAGCCTCCAAACAGGACACCAGCAACATGGATGACATGACTGTGGAACAGATGGCGATTAGGGCCAACCAAGTGACTGATGAG tcaCTTGAAAGCACACGGAGGATGCTACAGATGGCAGAAGAG AGCAAACAAACAGGCGTCAACACAGTGGTGATGTTGGACCAACAAGGAG AACAGCTGAGCCGTGTGGAGCGAGGCATGGATCAGATCAACCAGGACATGAGACAGGCTGAGAAAAACCTTACCGACCTCTCAAAGTGCTGTGGCATCTGTGTCTGCCCCTGTGATAG AGTGTCATCAATCGAGAATGACTCACGGTATAAGCGTACCTGGGGTACTGGAGGAACTGAAGGTGAAAATGATGCAGATGGCTCAAAAGTGGTCTCAAAGCAGCCTTCAGGCGTCCGCAATGGCCAGGCTGCCCAGGTTAATGCTGCGGGACCATCAGGCCCATACATCCAGAG AATAACCAATGATGCACGTGAAGATGAAATGGAGGAGAATTTGGAGGCGGTCGGCAGCATCATTGGCAACTTGAAAAGCCTTGCTGTGGACATGGGAAGTGAGATAGACAAGCAGAACAAACAGATTGACCGCATCAACGACAAG GCGGACATGAACAAGCTGCGCATTGATGAAGCAAACCAGAGGGCCAACAAGCTCATCAAATAG
- the snap23.1 gene encoding synaptosome associated protein 23.1 isoform X1 encodes MNRPQTIELSKTGGASKQDTSNMDDMTVEQMAIRANQVTDESLESTRRMLQMAEESKQTGVNTVVMLDQQGEQLSRVERGMDQINQDMRQAEKNLTDLSKCCGICVCPCDRVSSIENDSRYKRTWGTGGTEGENDADGSKVVSKQPSGVRNGQAAQVNAAGPSGPYIQRITNDAREDEMEENLEAVGSIIGNLKSLAVDMGSEIDKQNKQIDRINDKADMNKLRIDEANQRANKLIK; translated from the exons ATGAATCG GCCTCAGACTATTGAGCTCAGTAAGACGGGAGGAGCCTCCAAACAGGACACCAGCAACATGGATGACATGACTGTGGAACAGATGGCGATTAGGGCCAACCAAGTGACTGATGAG tcaCTTGAAAGCACACGGAGGATGCTACAGATGGCAGAAGAG AGCAAACAAACAGGCGTCAACACAGTGGTGATGTTGGACCAACAAGGAG AACAGCTGAGCCGTGTGGAGCGAGGCATGGATCAGATCAACCAGGACATGAGACAGGCTGAGAAAAACCTTACCGACCTCTCAAAGTGCTGTGGCATCTGTGTCTGCCCCTGTGATAG AGTGTCATCAATCGAGAATGACTCACGGTATAAGCGTACCTGGGGTACTGGAGGAACTGAAGGTGAAAATGATGCAGATGGCTCAAAAGTGGTCTCAAAGCAGCCTTCAGGCGTCCGCAATGGCCAGGCTGCCCAGGTTAATGCTGCGGGACCATCAGGCCCATACATCCAGAG AATAACCAATGATGCACGTGAAGATGAAATGGAGGAGAATTTGGAGGCGGTCGGCAGCATCATTGGCAACTTGAAAAGCCTTGCTGTGGACATGGGAAGTGAGATAGACAAGCAGAACAAACAGATTGACCGCATCAACGACAAG GCGGACATGAACAAGCTGCGCATTGATGAAGCAAACCAGAGGGCCAACAAGCTCATCAAATAG
- the snap23.1 gene encoding synaptosome associated protein 23.1 isoform X3 — MDDMTVEQMAIRANQVTDESLESTRRMLQMAEESKQTGVNTVVMLDQQGEQLSRVERGMDQINQDMRQAEKNLTDLSKCCGICVCPCDRVSSIENDSRYKRTWGTGGTEGENDADGSKVVSKQPSGVRNGQAAQVNAAGPSGPYIQRITNDAREDEMEENLEAVGSIIGNLKSLAVDMGSEIDKQNKQIDRINDKADMNKLRIDEANQRANKLIK, encoded by the exons ATGGATGACATGACTGTGGAACAGATGGCGATTAGGGCCAACCAAGTGACTGATGAG tcaCTTGAAAGCACACGGAGGATGCTACAGATGGCAGAAGAG AGCAAACAAACAGGCGTCAACACAGTGGTGATGTTGGACCAACAAGGAG AACAGCTGAGCCGTGTGGAGCGAGGCATGGATCAGATCAACCAGGACATGAGACAGGCTGAGAAAAACCTTACCGACCTCTCAAAGTGCTGTGGCATCTGTGTCTGCCCCTGTGATAG AGTGTCATCAATCGAGAATGACTCACGGTATAAGCGTACCTGGGGTACTGGAGGAACTGAAGGTGAAAATGATGCAGATGGCTCAAAAGTGGTCTCAAAGCAGCCTTCAGGCGTCCGCAATGGCCAGGCTGCCCAGGTTAATGCTGCGGGACCATCAGGCCCATACATCCAGAG AATAACCAATGATGCACGTGAAGATGAAATGGAGGAGAATTTGGAGGCGGTCGGCAGCATCATTGGCAACTTGAAAAGCCTTGCTGTGGACATGGGAAGTGAGATAGACAAGCAGAACAAACAGATTGACCGCATCAACGACAAG GCGGACATGAACAAGCTGCGCATTGATGAAGCAAACCAGAGGGCCAACAAGCTCATCAAATAG
- the sptb gene encoding spectrin beta chain, erythrocytic isoform X2 produces MTSTTDFDNVEITQQYSHINTRFDLSDEELDNDNSSARLFERSRIKALADEREAVQKKTFTKWVNSILSRVGCRISDLYLDLRDGRMLIKLLEVLSGERLPKPTKGRMRIHCLENVDKALQFLKEQRVHLENMGSHDIVDGNHRLILGLIWTIILRFQIQDIIVETGQADQKETRSAKDALLLWCQMKTAGYPSINITNFTTSWKDGMAFNALIHKHRPDLVDYNSLKRSNPTHNLQNAFNVAEQKLGVTKLLDPEDVFTENPDEKSIITYVVAFYHYFSKMKQLAVEGKRIGKVLDQAIETEKMIEKYETLSSDLLMWIEQTIVVLNNRKLANSLSGVQQQLQAFNTYRTVEKPPKFQEKGNLEVLLFTIQSRMRANNQRVYTPKEGALVADINRAWERLERAEHERERVLRDELIRQEKLEQMARRFDRKAAMRETWLAENQRLVAQDNFGYDLPAVEAAKKKHDAIETDIAAYEERVQALVDISKELDSERYHDAKRIDVRKDNVLRLWDYLQDLLKARRGRLDKNLTLQRIFQEMLYIISWMDEMKDRLLSPDFGKHLLEVEDLLQKHALLENDIALQAERVQNASAAALKFANGDSYKPCDPQVIRDRVQHLDLCYQELCALAAQRRARLEQSRRFWNFLWEVTELESWIREKEQIFSSLDYGKDLTSVLILQSKHSAFEDELGARRAHLEQVLAEGDKMIEAKHFGSPKIQECKDDLKQQWQQLEELAAFRKQSLQDTQTFFQFQGDADELKAWLLDAKRQMSSDDVGHDEYTTQRLLKKHGNLKNEAIKNGATIDALSKQANALPEELQNTPDIQRRLKDIKDLYMELMSLADLRQKKLDDTMALYTIFSETDACELWMGQKETWLVDLEVPEKLEDLEVVQNRLSILAQEMGNFQSRVDDVNRAAKQLEDSRHPRTKEVKECQTRLNKRWEAFKAMVEEKKKKVDSALSLHNYGLECDETEAWIRDKTRVIESTQDLGNDLAAVMTIQRKLFGIERDLAAIDDKLNFLRKEADQLAQDHPENAADILARRGKLDAAWDMLKNTLKDREDSLGEVSKLQTFLQDMDDFQSWLFKTQKAVASEEMPATLPEAEEQLSLHDAVREDINNHEEDFHRVRDTGAQVTQGQEDDPQYQQLDQRLKGMDRGWYELQKMWDSRKNFLDQALGFQQFLRDGKAVEAILNNQEYTLAHIDKPDTLAGAEKALKKHEDFVSTMEANEDKIDGALQGGQRLVDNNNLYSGKVQEKMGSIQQRHDKNKRRAEEVSEKLRDNRDLQHFLQNTQDLTVWINEKMLTAQDTSYDEARNLHTKWQKHQAFMAELASNKDWLNKVDQEGQELMEFKPEFEPIVTEELAKLHELWDKLESTTQEKARLLFDANRSELFDQSLADMKKWLGELQQQLQSGEDDVKDLTKANILLKNHQMMENQVRDQARELEELQEAVRKHGGGREDQPELEAEQQALQRDFQQLLTPLAQRKGKLEAAKAVHQFYRDLADELLWIEERMPLAMSQEHGHNLQTVQMLLKKNQTLQKEIEGHQPRVDEVLERGRRMAIAAGAEGKPEAERITDQLKELEEAWARLQDEMVKRRERLNGSNLAQQYYNDADEAEAWIGEQELYMIADEKAKDEQSAMLMLKRQVILKQAVDDYADSIQKLADRAQKMFGEEHPDGEEIIRRQSQVDKQYAGLKELAEDRRKKLDLTFNHFLLSREVEDLEQWISERDVVASSQEMGQDLDHVTLLRDKFRDFARETGMLGQERVDMVNQTIDELIEGGHSEAATLAEWKDGINESWADLLELIDTRAQLLTASYELLKYFDDGKELVAQIHDKQKELPEDVGEDFSKAESFHRMHAAFERDITTLGKQVQQFQETASRLHAQYAGEKADDIQTTEREVVEAWKGLLDASDGRRAELVDTAEKFRFFTMVRDLMAWMESIIQQIETQEKPRDVSSVELLQKYHQGIRSEIEARGAKFTDCVDLGKALLTRKHRDSAEIKEKLVQLMEKRKEMMFKWDDRWDWLRLLLEVCQFARDASVAEAWLIAQEPYVTSKDLGQNVDEVEKLLKRHEAFEKSTATWEERFSALERLTTLELLELRKQQQEVEQFIKDGQRSDKESRREDTGFVEESSQLYTAEEQTLSGEAEPSSGLQEGTAGDSTVPLESEMRESASLELEPSVSVVTPKEPEKAATMPSDPLRGQPVLQEGMLSRKHDVEGSGKKASNRSWNNLYCVLKPGQLSVYKDAKSFGHGTTYHGEDSLPLTNANWEILTNYKKKKHVAKLRLGDGSEFLFQCKDEEELQRWSQAMEKAVQPLAAEEASGPSGAKAQSLPPPSSSAALPEPSSAKKDKEKKFSRFAKKK; encoded by the exons ATATCCCAGCATCAACATCACAAACTTCACCACCAGCTGGAAAGATGGCATGGCCTTCAATGCTCTCATACACAAACATCG CCCTGATCTGGTTGACTATAACAGTTTAAAGAGATCCAATCCGACCCACAATCTCCAGAACGCCTTCAACGTTGCAGAGCAGAAGCTTGGTGTGACCAAATTGTTAGACCCAGAAG ATGTTTTCACAGAGAACCCAGATGAGAAGTCCATCATCACTTACGTCGTGGCATTTTACCACTACTTCTCCAAGATGAAACAACTCGCTGTTGAGGGCAAGAGAATAGGAAAG GTTCTGGATCAAGCCATCGAGACGGAGAAGATGATCGAAAAGTACGAGACGCTGTCGTCAGACCTGTTGATGTGGATCGAGCAGACCATTGTCGTGCTGAACAACCGGAAACTTGCAAATTCTCTCAGCGGCGTTCAGCAGCAGCTTCAGGCCTTCAACACCTACCGCACTGTAGAGAAGCCACCCAA GTTTCAAGAGAAAGGTAACCTCGAAGTGCTGCTCTTCACCATCCAGAGTCGAATGAGAGCCAACAACCAGAGAGTTTACACACCTAAAGAGGGAGCCCTGGTTGCAGATATCAATAGG GCTTGGGAGCGTCTGGAAAGGGCGGAGCATGAGCGGGAGCGTGTCTTGAGAGACGAGCTGATCAGACAGGAGAAGCTGGAACAGATGGCGAGAAGATTTGACAGGAAGGCTGCcatgagggagacctggctCGCGGAGAACCAAAGACTAGTGGCCCAG GATAACTTCGGCTATGACCTGCCAGCGGTGGAAGCGGCTAAAAAGAAGCATGATGCTATTGAGACGGACATCGCTGCATACGAGGAGCGTGTTCAGGCCTTGGTGGACATCTCAAAGGAGTTGGATTCGGAGCGTTATCATGATGCCAAACGGATTGATGTGAGAAAAGACAACGTCCTGCGTCTTTGGGACTATTTGCAGGACCTACTGAAGGCTCGAAGGGGACGTTTGGATAAGAATCTGACCCTGCAGAGGATCTTCCAGGAGATGCTTTACATTATCAGCTGGATGGATGAGATGAAG GACCGTCTGCTTTCTCCTGACTTTGGGAAACACTTGTTGGAAGTGGAagacctgttacagaaacatgcTCTGTTGGAGAATGACATTGCTCTGCAGGCAGAGAGGGTACAGAATGCCAGTGCTGCTGCTCTGAAATTTGCCAATGGAGATA GCTATAAGCCATGTGATCCCCAGGTGATCAGGGACAGGGTGCAGCACCTGGACTTGTGCTACCAGGAACTTTGTGCTCTAGCTGCCCAGCGAAGAGCTCGCCTGGAGCAGTCTCGCCGCTTCTGGAACTTCCTGTGGGAGGTAACAGAGCTGGagagctggatcagggagaAGGAGCAAATTTTCTCCTCCCTGGATTATGGCAAAGACCTGACGAGCGTGCTGATTctccaaagcaaacacagtgcTTTTGAAGATGAGCTCGGAGCCCGCCGTGCCCATCTTGAGCAGGTCCTAGCTGAGGGAGATAAAATGATTGAGGCCAAACACTTTGGCTCCCCGAAGATTCAAGAATGCAAAGATGACTTAAAGCAGCAGTGGCAGCAGCTGGAAGAGCTGGCTGCATTTAGGAAACAGAGCCTTCAGGACACGCAGACATTCTTCCAGTTTCAGGGAGATGCTGATGAACTCAAGGCTTGGCTGCTGGACGCTAAGAGGCAGATGAGCAGCGATGACGTCGGCCACGACGAGTACACCACTCAGCGGCTGCTGAAAAAGCACGGCAACTTGAAAAACGAAGCCATCAAGAATGGAGCCACTATTGATGCTCTGTCCAAACAGGCCAACGCACTACCAGAGGAGCTGCAAAACACCCCAGATATCCAGAGACGACTGAAAGACATCAAGGACCTTTACATGGAGCTCATGTCCCTGGCTGACCTGAGGCAGAAGAAGCTCGATGACACTATGGCTCTGTACACCATCTTCAGTGAGACAGATGCCTGTGAACTCTGGATGGGCCAGAAGGAGACGTGGTTGGTGGATTTAGAGGTGCCTGAGAAGCTGGAGGATTTGGAAGTAGTACAGAACAG attGAGTATTTTAGCTCAAGAAATGGGAAATTTCCAGTCACGAGTAGATGATGTCAACAGAGCGGCAAAACAGCTCGAGGACAGCAGACACCCTCGCACCAAAGAAGTCAAGGAATGTCAGACGCGACTGAATAAGAG ATGGGAGGCTTTCAAGGCGATGGtagaggagaagaaaaagaaagtagaTTCTGCTCTTAGTCTGCACAACTACGGCCTGGAGTGTGACGAGACAGAGGCCTGGATCAGAGACAAGACACGGGTGATTGAGTCCACGCAGGACTTGGGCAATGACCTGGCAGCTGTTATGACCATCCAGCGGAAACTTTTCGGTATAGAGAGAGATTTAGCCGCCATCGACGACAAGCTCAATTTCTTGCGGAAAGAAGCTGACCAGTTGGCCCAGGACCACCCGGAGAATGCAGCAGACATTTTGGCCCGCAGAGGAAAGCTGGACGCTGCCTGGGACATGCTCAAAAACAccctgaaagacagagaggactCTTTGGGTGAGGTCAGCAAGTTGCAGACCTTCCTTCAAGACATGGATGACTTCCAGTCCTGGCTTTTCAAGACCCAGAAAGCTGTTGCATCAGAGGAGATGCCCGCCACGCTGCCAGAGGCTGAGGAGCAGCTGAGCCTTCACGATGCTGTGCGTGAAGACATAAACAACCACGAAGAGGACTTTCACCGTGTGAGGGACACTGGCGCTCAGGTTACCCAGGGTCAGGAGGACGATCCTCAATACCAACAGCTCGACCAGAGGCTAAAGGGCATGGACCGTGGTTGGTATGAACTCCAGAAAATGTGGGACAGCCGCAAGAACTTTTTGGACCAGGCTTTGGGCTTCCAGCAGTTTTTGAGAGATGGCAAAGCAGTAGAGGCGATCCTCAACAACCAG GAGTACACTCTAGCCCACATAGACAAACCTGACACGTTGGCCGGGGCAGAGAAGGCTTTGAAGAAGCATGAAGACTTTGTGAGCACCATGGAGGCCAACGAGGACAAAATTGACGGAGCGCTGCAGGGCGGACAGCGACTGGTGGACAACAATAACCTGTACTCTGGGAAAGTTCAGGAGAAAATGGGCTCGATCCAGcaaag GCATGACAAGAATAAACGAAGAGCTGAGGAGGTGTCTGAGAAGCTCAGAGATAACCGTGACCTGCAGCACTtcctgcaaaacacacaagat TTGACAGTATGGATCAATGAAAAGATGCTGACAGCGCAAGACACATCATACGATGAGGCCAGGAACCTGCACACCAAGTGGCAGAAACATCAAGCCTTCATGGCCGAGCTGGCCTCCAACAAGGACTGGCTCAACAAAGTAGATCAG GAAGGTCAGGAGCTGATGGAGTTCAAACCAGAGTTTGAGCCAATTGTGACGGAGGAGCTGGCCAAACTTCATGAGCTGTGGGACAAATTGGAGTCCACCACCCAGGAGAAGGCACGGCTGCTATTCGATGCCAACCGCTCTGAGCTTTTTGACCAGAGCCTGGCTGACATGAAGAAGTGGCTGGGTGAGCTACAACAGCAGTTACAGAGTGGAGAGGATGATGTTAAAGACCTGACTAAAGCCAACATCCTGCTCAAAAACCATCAG ATGATGGAGAACCAGGTCCGTGACCAAGCTCGGGAGCTGGAGGAACTCCAGGAGGCTGTCAGGAAGCACGGCGGAGGCAGGGAGGACCAGCCGGAACTGGAGGCTGAGCAGCAGGCCCTGCAGAGAGACTTCCAGCAGCTCCTCACCCCACTGGCCCAGCGCAAGGGCAAGCTTGAAGCCGCCAAAGCTGTCCATCAGTTCTACAGAGACTTGGCTGATGAGCTC ctctGGATTGAGGAGAGGATGCCCCTGGCAATGTCACAAGAACATGGCCACAATCTTCAAACTGTGCAAATGCTGTTGAAGAAGAACCAG ACTTTGCAGAAGGAGATCGAAGGCCACCAGCCCCGTGTAGATGAAGTACTAGAGCGAGGAAGGAGAATGGCCATCGCCGCCGGCGCAGAGGGCAAACCAGAGGCAGAACGTATCACGGACCAGCTGAAGGAACTAGAGGAGGCATGGGCCCGGCTGCAGGATGAGATGGTGAAGCGCCGAGAGCGGCTGAATGGCTCCAACTTGGCCCAGCAGTACTACAATGACGCTGATGAGGCTGAAGCCTGGATAGGGGAGCAGGAGCTCTACATGATCGCTGATGAGAAAGCCAAG GATGAACAAAGTGCCATGCTGATGCTGAAACGCCAGGTGATCCTTAAGCAGGCGGTAGATGATTATGCTGACTCCATTCAGAAGCTGGCTGACCGTGCCCAAAAGATGTTTGGAGAGGAGCACCCTGATGG TGAAGAGATCATCAGGCGACAGAGCCAGGTAGATAAGCAGTATGCGGGCCTGAAGGAGTTGGCAGAGGACCGCAGGAAGAAACTGGACCTCACATTCAATCACTTCCTACTGAGCCGAGAGGTGGAGGACCTGGAGCAGTGGATCTCAGAGAGGGACGTGGTGGCATCCTCCCAGGAGATGGGCCAGGACCTGGATCACGTCACG CTTCTGAGGGATAAATTCAGAGACTTTGCGCGGGAGACGGGAATGCTGGGTCAGGAGCGAGTGGACATGGTCAACCAGACGATAGACGAGCTGATCGAAGGCGGGCACAGTGAGGCGGCAACCTTGGCGGAGTGGAAGGACGGCATCAATGAGAGCTGGGCTGATCTGCTGGAGCTCATCGACACTCGCGCCCAGCTCCTGACAGCATCTTATGAACTGCTCAA GTACTTTGATGATGGAAAGGAGTTGGTGGCTCAGATCCACGACAAGCAGAAAGAGCTGCCTGAAGATGTGGGTGAGGACTTCAGCAAAGCAGAGTCTTTCCACAGAATGCACGCCGCGTTTGAGAGAGACATCACCACTCTAGGCAAACAG GTTCAGCAGTTCCAGGAAACAGCTTCAAGGCTTCATGCCCAGTACGCAGGGGAAAAGGCAGATGATATTCAGACTACAGAGAGGGAGGTGGTGGAAGCCTGGAAGGGTCTGCTGGATGCCAGCGACGGACGCAGGGCGGAGCTGGTGGACACAGCAGAGAAGTTCCGCTTCTTTACCATGGTGCGAGACCTGATGGCCTGGATGGAGAGCATCATCCAGCAGATAGAGACCCAGGAGAAGCCCAG GGACGTCTCATCCGTTGAGCTCCTGCAGAAGTACCACCAGGGGATCCGCTCGGAGATTGAAGCCAGGGGAGCCAAATTCACTGACTGCGTCGACCTCGGCAAAGCCCTGCTGACACGCAAGCACCGAGACTCTGCTGAG ATCAAAGAGAAACTGGTGCAGCtgatggaaaaaagaaaggagatgATGTTCAAGTGGGATGACAGATGGGACTGGCTCCGGCTCT TGCTGGAGGTCTGTCAGTTTGCGCGAGACGCTTCTGTGGCGGAGGCGTGGCTGATCGCTCAAGAGCCCTACGTGACCAGCAAAGACCTGGGTCAAAACGTGGACGAGGTTGAGAAGCTCCTCAAGAGGCACGAGGCCTTCGAGAAATCCACCGCCACCTGGGAGGAACGCTTTTCCGCACTGGAACGCCTCACTACG TTGGAGTTGTTGGAGCTGCgaaaacagcagcaggaggTGGAGCAGTTCATTAAAGATGGGCAACGCTCAGATAAAGAAAGCAG GAGAGAAGACACGGGCTTTGTGGAAGAATCTTCACAGCTCTATACTGCTGAGGAACAGACTCTG tCTGGTGAAGCGGAGCCTAGTTCGGGTCTGCAGGAGGGGACGGCTGGTGACTCGACGGTGCCCTTAGAGTCAGAAATGAGAGAGAGTGCCTCCCTGGAGCTGGAGCCCTCTGTCTCGGTGGTGACCCCAAAGGAACCAGAGAAAGCAGCCACCATGCCCTCGGACCCCCTCAGAGGCCAGCCTGTGCTGCAGGAGGGCATGTTGAGCCGCAAACATGATGTAGAgggctcaggaaaaaaagcttCAAATAG GTCATGGAACAACTTGTACTGTGTGCTAAAGCCCGGTCAGCTCTCAGTCTATAAGGATGCCAAAAGCTTTGGCCACGGAACGACGTATCATGGCGAGGATTCCCTGCCCCTCACCAACGCCAACTGGGAGATCCTCACCAActacaagaaaaagaagcatgtCGCCAAACTACG GCTTGGAGACGGCAGCGAATTTTTGTTCCAGTGTAAAGACGAG GAAGAGCTCCAGCGTTGGAGCCAGGCCATGGAAAAGGCCGTTCAGCCCCTGGCAGCAGAGGAGGCATCGGGGCCCTCGGGGGCCAAAGCCCAGAGCCtgccccctccctcctcctcagcTGCACTCCCTGAGCCCAGCTCTGCCAAGAAAGACAAGGAGAAGAAGTTTAGCCGCTTTGCCAAGAAGAAGTGA